The following are encoded together in the Citrobacter arsenatis genome:
- a CDS encoding GlsB/YeaQ/YmgE family stress response membrane protein, with protein MGIIAWIIFGLIAGVIAKLIMPGRDGGGFILTCILGVVGAVVGGWLATMFGIGGDVSGFNLHSFLVAVVGAIVVLGVFRLVRRD; from the coding sequence ATGGGAATTATTGCCTGGATTATTTTTGGTCTGATTGCGGGGGTTATCGCCAAACTGATTATGCCGGGGCGCGATGGCGGTGGATTTATCCTGACCTGTATTCTCGGTGTTGTCGGTGCTGTGGTCGGTGGGTGGCTGGCAACGATGTTTGGTATCGGCGGCGATGTCAGCGGGTTTAATCTCCACAGCTTCCTGGTGGCCGTGGTCGGCGCGATTGTTGTGCTGGGTGTCTTCCGACTGGTGCGGCGAGATTAA
- the ycgR gene encoding flagellar brake protein YcgR, with product MSNYNEQFLKQNPLAVLGVLRDLNSQQVPLRISWAGGQFISKILAVSPDELIMDFGSQECENQAVQRASQITIIAETQGAKVEFTLPQLKKGEYQQLPAFISSLPPSLWFVQRREYFRIGAPLHPPYRCTVKMPDNSTLCFRLFDLSLGGMGGLLETVKPEGLVEGMRFSQVELNMEQWGVYNVDAQLISISERKVIDSKNETITTPRLSFRFLNVGPAVERNLQRIIFSLEREAREKSNKVRD from the coding sequence GTGAGTAACTACAATGAGCAGTTCCTGAAGCAAAATCCGTTAGCAGTGTTAGGCGTACTTCGGGACTTAAATTCACAGCAGGTTCCACTGCGTATCTCCTGGGCGGGTGGCCAGTTCATCAGCAAAATACTGGCGGTCAGTCCGGACGAACTGATCATGGATTTTGGCAGTCAGGAATGCGAAAACCAGGCCGTACAGCGAGCCAGCCAGATAACGATTATCGCCGAAACGCAGGGAGCCAAAGTGGAATTCACCCTGCCACAGCTTAAAAAAGGCGAATACCAGCAGCTACCCGCATTTATCTCATCGTTGCCGCCTTCTCTGTGGTTCGTCCAGCGTCGGGAATATTTCCGCATCGGCGCGCCACTGCATCCCCCCTATCGCTGCACGGTAAAAATGCCGGACAACAGCACGCTGTGTTTTCGCTTATTCGATTTGTCGCTTGGCGGTATGGGCGGGTTATTAGAAACGGTAAAACCAGAAGGACTGGTCGAAGGCATGCGCTTCTCGCAGGTTGAACTGAATATGGAGCAATGGGGGGTGTATAACGTTGACGCTCAGCTCATTTCCATTAGCGAACGCAAAGTTATCGACAGTAAAAACGAAACCATTACCACTCCCCGCCTGAGCTTTCGTTTTCTCAACGTCGGCCCGGCGGTGGAGCGTAACTTACAGCGTATTATTTTTTCCCTTGAGCGCGAAGCCCGGGAAAAGTCGAACAAAGTGCGCGATTAG
- the emtA gene encoding membrane-bound lytic murein transglycosylase EmtA: MKLRWFAFLVVLLAGCSSKQDYKNPPWNAEVPVKRAMQWMPISEKAGAAWGVSPQLITAIIAIESGGNPNAVSKSNAIGLMQLKASTSGRDVYRRMGWSGEPSTSELKNPERNISMGAAYLSILETGPLAGIEDPQVMQYALVVSYANGAGALLRTFSSDRKKAINKINDLSPDEFIEHVADNHPAPQAPRYIWKLQQALDVM; encoded by the coding sequence GTGAAATTGAGATGGTTTGCTTTTTTGGTTGTATTACTTGCGGGCTGTAGTTCAAAACAGGATTACAAAAATCCGCCGTGGAATGCTGAAGTTCCGGTTAAACGCGCAATGCAATGGATGCCGATCAGTGAAAAAGCCGGTGCGGCCTGGGGTGTCAGTCCACAATTGATTACCGCTATCATCGCCATTGAATCAGGTGGTAACCCGAACGCGGTCAGTAAGTCTAATGCGATTGGCCTGATGCAGTTGAAAGCTTCTACCTCAGGACGCGATGTTTATCGTCGCATGGGGTGGAGCGGTGAGCCGTCGACGAGCGAGCTGAAAAACCCTGAGCGCAATATCTCGATGGGCGCCGCTTACCTGAGCATTCTTGAGACCGGGCCGCTGGCCGGGATCGAAGATCCGCAGGTGATGCAATATGCGCTGGTGGTATCGTATGCCAACGGTGCAGGCGCGCTGCTGCGAACGTTCTCTTCCGACAGGAAGAAAGCCATCAACAAGATCAACGATCTCAGCCCGGATGAATTTATTGAACATGTTGCGGACAATCATCCGGCGCCGCAGGCTCCGCGCTATATCTGGAAGCTTCAGCAAGCGCTGGATGTGATGTAA
- the ldcA gene encoding muramoyltetrapeptide carboxypeptidase — translation MSRFHLIAPSGYCINQQAALRGLARLTEAGHQVDNSAVITRRCQRFAGTEAERLADVNSLVNLKTPDTIVMAVRGGYGASRLLEDIDWQALTDRQQQNPLLLCGHSDFTAIQCGLLAQGNVISFSGPMLAANFGAEEMNAFTEHHFWQALRNAQFTLEWQGNGPQCATEGTLWGGNLAMLISLMGTPWMPAIDNGILVLEDINEHPFRIERMLLQLYHAGILARQNAIILGSFSGSAPNDYDAGYNLDSVCDFLRARLSVPLIDGLDFGHEQRTVTLPLGASAVLKNDKNGTQLTLSGHPVLKS, via the coding sequence ATGTCCCGGTTTCACTTAATTGCCCCATCGGGCTACTGTATCAACCAGCAGGCCGCCTTACGCGGACTTGCGCGTCTTACTGAGGCCGGTCATCAGGTCGACAATTCAGCGGTCATTACGCGCCGTTGCCAGCGTTTTGCGGGTACAGAGGCAGAACGTCTGGCTGATGTGAACTCGCTGGTAAATCTGAAAACGCCCGATACCATTGTGATGGCGGTACGCGGCGGCTATGGCGCGAGCCGTTTGCTGGAAGATATTGACTGGCAGGCGCTGACAGACCGCCAGCAACAAAACCCGCTGCTGCTGTGCGGGCACAGCGATTTTACGGCGATCCAGTGTGGTCTGCTGGCGCAAGGGAATGTGATTAGCTTCAGCGGCCCGATGCTGGCGGCTAACTTCGGCGCAGAGGAGATGAACGCCTTCACCGAGCACCATTTCTGGCAGGCTCTGCGCAATGCCCAATTTACCCTCGAATGGCAAGGTAACGGTCCACAGTGCGCAACCGAAGGAACGCTGTGGGGCGGAAACCTGGCGATGCTTATTTCGCTGATGGGTACGCCGTGGATGCCAGCTATCGACAACGGCATTTTGGTGCTGGAAGACATCAACGAGCATCCGTTTCGCATTGAGCGTATGCTGCTGCAGCTGTATCACGCGGGAATACTGGCCCGTCAAAACGCCATTATCCTCGGCAGTTTTAGCGGCAGCGCGCCTAATGATTACGACGCAGGTTACAATCTGGATTCGGTGTGTGATTTTCTGCGCGCCAGGCTATCGGTTCCGTTGATCGACGGACTCGATTTTGGCCATGAACAGCGCACCGTCACCCTGCCGTTAGGAGCAAGCGCGGTGCTGAAAAATGACAAAAACGGCACTCAGCTCACCTTAAGTGGGCATCCGGTACTAAAATCGTAA
- the dadX gene encoding catabolic alanine racemase DadX translates to MTRPILASIDLQALKQNLSITRQAAPDARVWSVVKANAYGHGIERVWNALGTTDGFAMLNLEEAITLRERGWKGPILMLEGFFHAEDLTMYDKYRLTTCVHSNWQLKALQNARLNAPLDVYLKVNSGMNRLGFLLDRVSTVWQQLRAMPNVGEMTLMSHFADAEHPEGIQEAMVRIAQATEGLECRRSLSNSAATLWHPEAHFDWVRPGIILYGASPSGQWRDIANTGLKPVMTLSSEIIGIQTLKAGDRVGYGGRYTASGEQRIGIVATGYADGYPRHAPSGTPVLVDGVRTTTVGTVSMDMLAVDLTPCPQAGIGTPVELWGKEIKIDDVASAAGTVGYELMCSLALRVPVVTV, encoded by the coding sequence ATGACTCGCCCGATACTGGCCAGCATTGACCTGCAGGCGTTGAAACAAAACCTGAGCATTACCCGTCAGGCCGCGCCGGACGCCCGCGTCTGGTCGGTGGTGAAAGCCAATGCTTACGGACACGGCATTGAACGCGTCTGGAATGCGCTGGGCACAACCGACGGTTTTGCCATGCTCAATCTTGAAGAAGCAATAACCCTGCGCGAGCGCGGATGGAAAGGCCCGATACTCATGCTGGAGGGCTTTTTCCACGCCGAAGATCTGACGATGTATGACAAATATCGTCTGACCACCTGTGTACACAGTAACTGGCAGCTAAAAGCGTTGCAGAATGCGCGCCTCAATGCGCCGCTGGATGTTTACCTGAAGGTGAACAGCGGTATGAACCGACTGGGGTTCTTACTGGACAGAGTTTCAACGGTCTGGCAACAGCTGCGGGCGATGCCCAACGTCGGTGAAATGACGCTGATGTCGCACTTTGCCGATGCGGAGCACCCGGAGGGTATTCAGGAAGCCATGGTGCGTATTGCGCAGGCGACGGAAGGTCTGGAATGCAGACGCTCGTTGTCCAATTCGGCTGCCACGCTGTGGCATCCTGAAGCGCATTTCGACTGGGTTCGTCCGGGTATTATTTTGTATGGCGCATCGCCGTCGGGACAATGGCGGGACATCGCCAACACTGGCCTGAAACCGGTGATGACGCTGAGCAGCGAGATAATCGGTATACAAACCCTGAAGGCTGGCGATCGGGTCGGCTATGGGGGACGCTACACCGCCAGCGGCGAGCAGCGTATTGGAATTGTGGCGACCGGCTATGCAGACGGTTATCCGCGTCATGCGCCAAGCGGAACGCCGGTGCTGGTGGACGGTGTCCGCACCACAACGGTGGGGACGGTATCAATGGATATGCTGGCGGTTGACCTGACGCCGTGTCCGCAGGCGGGGATCGGGACGCCGGTAGAGCTGTGGGGCAAAGAGATTAAAATTGACGATGTAGCCAGCGCGGCGGGTACCGTGGGTTACGAATTGATGTGTTCTCTGGCACTGCGTGTGCCGGTGGTGACAGTGTAA
- a CDS encoding D-amino acid dehydrogenase, with protein sequence MRVVILGSGVVGVTSAWYLSQAGHDVTVIDREPGPALETSAANAGQISPGYAAPWAAPGVPLKAIKWMFQRHAPLAVRLDGTQFQLKWMWQMLRNCDTSHYMENKGRMVRLAEYSRDCLKALRASTGIEYEGRQGGTLQLFRTAQQYENATRDIAVLEDAGVPYQLLEANRLAEVEPALAEVAHKLTGGLRLPNDETGDCQLFTQRLAQMAEQAGVKFRFNTPVDKLLSDGEQIYGVQCGEEIVKADAYVMAFGSYSTAMLKGIVDIPVYPLKGYSLTIPVAQDDGAPVSTILDETYKIAITRFDNRIRVGGMAEIVGFNTELLQPRRETLEMVVRDLFPRGGHVEQATFWTGLRPMTPDGTPVVGRTRFKNLLLNTGHGTLGWTMACGSGQLLSDILSGRTPAIPYDDLSVARYSPGFTPSRPRHLHGAHN encoded by the coding sequence ATGCGAGTTGTCATACTGGGAAGTGGTGTCGTTGGCGTGACCAGCGCCTGGTACTTAAGTCAGGCTGGACACGATGTCACCGTCATTGATCGTGAGCCCGGTCCGGCACTGGAAACCAGTGCGGCGAACGCGGGGCAAATCTCTCCAGGTTATGCAGCACCATGGGCGGCGCCAGGCGTACCGCTGAAAGCAATTAAATGGATGTTTCAGCGTCATGCTCCGCTGGCCGTGCGCCTTGACGGGACGCAGTTCCAGTTGAAATGGATGTGGCAAATGCTGCGCAACTGCGACACCAGCCACTACATGGAAAACAAGGGCCGGATGGTGCGTCTGGCCGAATACAGCCGTGATTGCCTGAAAGCGCTGCGCGCCTCTACCGGTATCGAGTACGAAGGGCGCCAGGGCGGAACCCTGCAACTGTTCCGTACCGCTCAACAGTATGAGAACGCCACTCGCGACATCGCCGTGCTCGAAGACGCTGGCGTACCCTATCAGTTGCTGGAGGCAAACCGTCTGGCAGAAGTCGAACCGGCGCTGGCCGAAGTGGCGCATAAACTGACCGGCGGTCTGCGTTTACCGAATGACGAAACCGGTGACTGCCAGCTGTTTACCCAGCGTCTGGCGCAGATGGCGGAGCAGGCGGGCGTTAAGTTTCGCTTTAACACTCCGGTCGATAAGCTGCTGAGCGATGGTGAGCAGATTTATGGCGTTCAGTGCGGCGAGGAGATAGTTAAGGCTGATGCCTATGTGATGGCGTTTGGCTCGTATTCTACCGCGATGCTGAAAGGGATCGTTGATATTCCGGTTTATCCACTTAAAGGCTATTCGTTGACCATTCCGGTGGCGCAAGACGACGGCGCGCCGGTTTCGACTATTCTTGATGAAACATACAAAATCGCCATTACCCGCTTTGATAACCGTATTCGCGTGGGTGGCATGGCGGAGATTGTCGGCTTCAATACGGAATTGCTGCAACCTCGTCGTGAAACGCTGGAAATGGTCGTACGCGATCTTTTCCCTCGCGGCGGTCATGTGGAGCAGGCAACCTTCTGGACCGGGCTACGTCCGATGACCCCGGACGGTACGCCGGTGGTTGGACGAACCCGCTTTAAGAATTTGCTGCTCAACACTGGACACGGCACGCTGGGCTGGACCATGGCCTGTGGCTCAGGTCAGTTGCTTAGCGATATTCTTTCTGGCCGCACGCCAGCAATTCCTTACGACGATCTGAGCGTGGCGCGTTACAGTCCAGGGTTTACCCCATCTCGTCCACGGCATTTACATGGCGCACATAACTGA
- a CDS encoding SpoVR family protein, translated as MATIDSMNKDSTRLSDGPDWTFDLLDVYLAEIDRVAKLYRLDTYPHQIEVITSEQMMDAYSSVGMPINYPHWSFGKKFIETERLYKHGQQGLAYEIVINSNPCIAYLMEENTITMQALVMAHACYGHNSFFKNNYLFRSWTDASSIVDYLIFARNYITQCEERYGVDEVEKLLDSCHALMNYGVDRYKRPQKISLQEEKARQKSREEYLQSQVNMLWRTLPKKEEEKTVAEARRYPSEPQENLLYFMEKNAPLLESWQREVLRIVRKVSQYFYPQKQTQVMNEGWATFWHYTILNHLYDEGKVTERFMLEFLHSHTNVVFQPPYNSPWYSGINPYALGFAMFQDIKRICQSPTEEDKYWFPDIAGSDWLETLHFAMRDFKDESFISQFLSPKVMRDFRLFTVLDDDRHNYLEISAIHNEEGYREIRNRLSSQYNLSNLEPNIQIWNVDLRGDRSLTLRYIPHNRAPLDKGRKEVLKHVHRLWGFDVMLEQQNEDGSVELLERCPPRMNGL; from the coding sequence ATGGCTACGATTGATTCCATGAACAAGGACAGCACACGGTTAAGCGATGGACCCGACTGGACGTTTGATCTGCTGGATGTCTATCTGGCGGAAATAGACCGCGTGGCGAAACTCTACAGACTGGATACCTACCCGCACCAAATCGAGGTGATCACCTCCGAACAGATGATGGACGCTTACTCCAGCGTCGGGATGCCGATCAACTATCCTCACTGGTCGTTTGGTAAAAAGTTTATCGAAACCGAGCGCTTATATAAGCATGGTCAGCAGGGACTGGCCTATGAGATCGTTATCAACTCCAATCCATGTATCGCATATCTGATGGAGGAGAACACCATCACCATGCAGGCGTTGGTGATGGCGCATGCCTGCTATGGACACAACTCCTTCTTCAAAAACAACTACCTGTTCCGTAGCTGGACGGATGCCAGTTCCATCGTCGATTACCTGATCTTCGCGCGAAACTATATTACCCAGTGTGAAGAGCGTTACGGCGTGGATGAAGTCGAAAAGCTCCTCGACTCCTGTCATGCGCTGATGAACTACGGCGTTGACCGTTACAAACGCCCGCAAAAAATCTCCCTACAGGAAGAGAAAGCCCGACAGAAAAGCCGCGAAGAGTATCTGCAAAGCCAGGTGAATATGTTGTGGCGCACGCTGCCGAAGAAAGAGGAAGAGAAAACCGTTGCAGAAGCTCGACGTTATCCTTCTGAACCACAGGAGAACCTGCTGTACTTCATGGAGAAAAACGCCCCGCTGCTGGAGTCCTGGCAACGCGAGGTGCTGCGTATTGTGCGCAAGGTCAGCCAGTATTTTTACCCGCAGAAACAGACGCAGGTGATGAACGAAGGTTGGGCGACTTTCTGGCATTACACCATTCTGAATCACCTTTATGATGAAGGTAAAGTTACCGAACGGTTTATGCTGGAGTTTTTGCATAGCCATACCAACGTGGTGTTCCAGCCGCCGTACAACAGCCCGTGGTATAGCGGGATAAATCCGTATGCTCTGGGTTTTGCCATGTTCCAGGATATTAAACGTATTTGTCAGTCGCCGACCGAAGAGGACAAATATTGGTTCCCGGATATAGCGGGTTCCGACTGGCTGGAAACCCTGCATTTCGCGATGCGTGATTTCAAAGATGAGAGCTTTATCAGCCAGTTCCTGTCACCGAAGGTTATGCGTGATTTCCGCCTGTTTACCGTGCTGGATGACGATCGTCATAATTATCTGGAGATTTCCGCGATCCACAACGAGGAAGGATATCGTGAAATCCGCAACAGGCTGTCGTCGCAATATAACCTGAGCAACCTGGAGCCGAATATTCAAATCTGGAACGTCGATCTGCGCGGCGATCGCTCGCTCACGCTACGTTATATTCCGCATAACCGCGCGCCACTGGATAAAGGTCGCAAAGAGGTGCTTAAGCATGTGCATCGGCTGTGGGGTTTTGACGTGATGCTGGAGCAGCAGAATGAAGATGGCAGCGTGGAGCTGCTGGAGCGTTGCCCGCCGAGGATGAACGGTCTGTAA
- the fadR gene encoding fatty acid metabolism transcriptional regulator FadR has product MVIKAQSPAGFAEEYIIESIWNNRFPPGTILPAERELSELIGVTRTTLREVLQRLARDGWLTIQHGKPTKVNNFWETSGLNILETLARLDHESVPQLIDNLLSVRTNISTIFIRTAFRQHPDKAQEVLATANQVADHADAFADLDYNIFRGLAFASGNPIYGLILNGMKGLYTRIGRHYFANPEARALALSFYRKLSELCEQGAHEQVYETVRRYGHDSGEIWHRMQKNLPGDLAIQGR; this is encoded by the coding sequence ATGGTCATTAAGGCGCAAAGCCCGGCTGGGTTCGCGGAAGAGTACATCATTGAAAGTATCTGGAATAACCGCTTCCCACCTGGCACTATTTTGCCCGCAGAACGTGAACTCTCTGAACTGATCGGAGTGACACGTACCACGTTACGCGAGGTATTACAGCGTCTGGCGCGTGACGGTTGGTTGACCATCCAACACGGCAAACCAACGAAGGTGAATAACTTCTGGGAAACCTCCGGGCTGAATATCCTTGAAACGCTGGCGCGTCTCGATCACGAGAGCGTGCCGCAGCTTATCGATAATCTGCTGTCCGTGCGTACTAACATCTCGACGATCTTTATTCGTACCGCGTTTCGCCAGCATCCTGATAAAGCGCAAGAGGTTCTGGCGACGGCAAATCAGGTGGCCGACCATGCTGATGCGTTCGCCGATCTGGACTATAATATTTTCCGCGGTCTGGCATTTGCCTCCGGCAACCCGATTTACGGTTTGATCCTCAATGGAATGAAAGGGTTATATACCCGCATTGGCCGCCATTATTTTGCCAATCCGGAAGCGCGCGCGCTGGCGCTGAGTTTCTACCGTAAGCTGTCAGAACTGTGCGAGCAGGGCGCTCATGAGCAGGTTTATGAAACGGTGCGGCGCTATGGTCACGACAGCGGCGAGATTTGGCATCGTATGCAGAAGAACCTGCCGGGCGATTTAGCGATTCAAGGACGCTAA
- the nhaB gene encoding Na(+)/H(+) antiporter NhaB, producing MEISWGRAMWRNFLGQSPDWYKLALLVFLVLNPIIFFINPFIAGWLLVAEFIFTLAMALKCYPLLPGGLLAIEAVIIGMTSATHVREEVAANLEVLLLLMFMVAGIYFMKQLLLFIFTRLLLTIRSKMLLALAFCVAAAFLSAFLDALTVVAVVISVAVGFYGIYHRVASSRAEDNNMLDDSHIDQHNKVVLEQFRGFLRSLMMHAGVGTALGGVMTMVGEPQNLIIAKAAGWHFGDFFLRMAPVTVPVLICGLLTCMLVEKLRWFGYGETLPETVRDVLQQFDDQSRQQRTRQDKIKLIVQAIIGVWLVIALALHLAEVGLIGLSVIILATSLTGVTDEHAIGKAFTESLPFTALLTVFFSIVAVIIDQQLFSPIIHFVLQSSEHAQLTLFYLFNGLLSSISDNVFVGTIYINEAKAALEQGTISLNQYELLAVAINTGTNLPSVATPNGQAAFLFLLTSALAPLIRLSYGRMVWMALPYTLVLTIVGLLCVEFTLVPVTEWMTQTGWLATLS from the coding sequence ATGGAGATATCATGGGGCCGCGCTATGTGGCGCAATTTTTTAGGTCAATCACCTGACTGGTACAAACTTGCATTGCTCGTCTTCTTAGTCCTTAACCCGATTATTTTTTTCATCAATCCCTTTATCGCAGGTTGGTTACTGGTGGCCGAGTTCATTTTTACGCTGGCGATGGCGTTAAAATGTTATCCGCTGCTGCCGGGCGGGCTGCTAGCCATCGAAGCAGTCATCATTGGCATGACCAGCGCCACGCATGTGCGTGAAGAGGTTGCCGCTAACCTTGAGGTGTTATTACTGCTGATGTTTATGGTGGCTGGCATCTACTTTATGAAGCAGTTACTGCTGTTTATTTTCACCCGCCTGCTGCTCACTATTCGTTCCAAGATGCTGCTAGCGCTGGCATTTTGCGTTGCCGCTGCCTTCCTTTCTGCGTTTCTTGATGCGCTGACCGTTGTTGCCGTGGTAATCAGCGTAGCGGTTGGTTTCTATGGTATCTACCATCGTGTCGCCTCTTCCCGCGCGGAAGACAATAACATGCTCGATGACAGCCATATCGATCAGCACAATAAGGTCGTACTGGAGCAGTTCCGTGGTTTTCTGCGTAGCCTGATGATGCATGCGGGTGTCGGCACGGCGTTAGGCGGTGTGATGACGATGGTCGGCGAACCGCAAAACCTGATTATCGCCAAAGCGGCTGGCTGGCATTTCGGCGACTTCTTCCTGCGCATGGCGCCGGTCACCGTCCCGGTCCTGATTTGCGGCCTGCTAACCTGCATGCTGGTCGAGAAACTACGCTGGTTTGGTTATGGCGAAACGCTGCCGGAGACCGTCCGCGATGTCCTGCAACAATTTGACGATCAAAGCCGTCAACAGCGTACTCGCCAGGACAAAATCAAACTGATTGTCCAGGCCATTATCGGCGTTTGGCTGGTGATTGCTCTGGCCCTGCATCTGGCGGAAGTTGGATTAATTGGTCTGTCCGTCATCATTCTGGCAACGTCGTTGACCGGCGTTACCGACGAACATGCTATTGGCAAAGCGTTTACCGAGTCGCTGCCGTTCACCGCCCTGCTGACCGTATTCTTCTCTATTGTTGCGGTTATTATCGATCAACAGCTTTTTTCACCGATTATTCATTTTGTATTGCAGTCCTCTGAGCATGCTCAGTTGACGCTGTTCTATCTGTTTAACGGCCTGCTGTCTTCTATCTCTGATAACGTTTTTGTCGGCACCATTTACATTAACGAAGCCAAAGCAGCACTCGAACAAGGGACCATCAGCCTCAACCAGTATGAGCTGTTAGCTGTAGCGATTAATACCGGGACCAACCTGCCTTCCGTGGCCACGCCAAACGGCCAGGCGGCATTCCTGTTCCTGCTGACTTCCGCACTGGCACCATTGATTCGCCTCTCTTATGGCCGCATGGTATGGATGGCTCTGCCGTATACTCTCGTTCTGACGATCGTTGGTCTGCTTTGCGTCGAGTTCACGCTGGTACCGGTGACCGAATGGATGACCCAAACGGGCTGGTTAGCTACACTTTCATAA
- the dsbB gene encoding disulfide bond formation protein DsbB: MLRFLNQCSRGRGAWLLLALTAFALELVALWFQHVMLLKPCVLCIYERSALFGVMGAGLVGAIAPKTPLRYVAMVIWIYSAWRGLQLAYEHTMIQLNPSPFMTCDFAARFPSWLPLDKWLPQVFVASGDCAERQWSFLTLEMPQWLLGIFAAYLVVAVLVVIAQPFKPKKRDLFGR; the protein is encoded by the coding sequence ATGTTGCGATTTTTAAACCAGTGCTCCCGTGGTCGTGGAGCATGGTTATTGTTGGCGTTAACCGCCTTTGCGCTGGAACTCGTCGCGTTGTGGTTCCAGCATGTCATGCTGCTAAAACCTTGCGTGTTGTGTATTTATGAACGTAGCGCATTATTCGGCGTGATGGGTGCGGGACTGGTGGGTGCTATTGCACCAAAAACGCCGCTGCGCTATGTGGCGATGGTTATATGGATTTACAGTGCCTGGCGCGGGCTGCAGTTAGCGTATGAGCACACCATGATTCAGTTGAACCCATCACCGTTTATGACCTGTGATTTTGCCGCCCGCTTCCCAAGCTGGCTGCCTCTGGACAAATGGCTGCCGCAGGTATTTGTAGCGTCCGGTGACTGTGCTGAGCGTCAGTGGTCTTTTTTAACCCTGGAAATGCCGCAGTGGCTGTTGGGGATCTTCGCCGCCTACCTGGTGGTCGCCGTGCTGGTAGTGATTGCACAACCGTTTAAACCGAAAAAACGAGACCTTTTCGGTCGCTAA
- a CDS encoding DUF1971 domain-containing protein: MSHLRIPANWKVKRSTPFFTKDNVPAALLSHHNTAAGVFGQLCVMEGTVTYYGFANEDAKEPEVKVVINAGQFATSPPQYWHRVELSDDAQFNINFWVEDDNHSDEMYQAKKS, translated from the coding sequence ATGTCCCATTTACGCATCCCGGCAAACTGGAAAGTGAAACGCTCTACTCCCTTCTTCACCAAAGACAACGTCCCGGCAGCACTTCTTTCTCACCATAACACCGCAGCAGGCGTGTTTGGACAGCTCTGCGTCATGGAAGGTACGGTAACGTATTATGGTTTTGCCAATGAAGACGCAAAAGAGCCCGAAGTGAAGGTAGTAATTAATGCAGGTCAGTTCGCGACCAGTCCACCGCAGTACTGGCATCGTGTTGAATTAAGCGACGACGCGCAATTCAACATTAACTTCTGGGTGGAAGATGACAACCACTCCGATGAGATGTATCAGGCGAAAAAGTCTTAA